A section of the Candidatus Methylomirabilota bacterium genome encodes:
- the pilM gene encoding type IV pilus assembly protein PilM gives MVSLFKSRKPLLGVDIGTSSVKTVQLKPHGKGYDLVHMGITPLPPEAIVDGAIMDGGAVIGAIQQIFDEHKVTVKDVAVAVSGHSVIIKPIKMPLMKPQELEESIQWEAEQHIPFAIEDVNLDFEILQSPPGAVEMDVLLVAVKKDVIGEYLTVASSAGLKVAVVDVDAFAVANAFEAAYEVNPNEVTALLHVGAAVTTITILRGGVLVFTRDSVIGGNRYNESIQKMLGLSYEQAETLKLGGEVDGYTAADSESALDLVHAELAGDIRRSIDFFRSASASGVIHRVLVSGGVARLPRFIPHLGEALELQIEVANPFRQMKADPKRFDPEYLEHIGPQLVVGVGLALRQRGDR, from the coding sequence ATGGTTTCACTCTTCAAAAGCCGAAAGCCTCTGTTGGGCGTGGATATTGGGACGAGTTCGGTAAAAACGGTCCAGCTCAAACCACACGGGAAGGGGTACGACCTCGTTCACATGGGAATTACGCCCCTGCCGCCGGAAGCGATCGTCGATGGCGCAATCATGGACGGCGGTGCCGTGATCGGTGCGATTCAGCAGATTTTCGACGAGCATAAGGTGACCGTCAAGGATGTCGCGGTAGCGGTCTCGGGGCATTCGGTGATTATCAAGCCTATCAAGATGCCATTGATGAAACCGCAGGAGCTTGAGGAATCGATCCAGTGGGAAGCCGAGCAACACATCCCCTTCGCCATTGAGGACGTGAACCTGGACTTTGAGATCCTGCAAAGCCCCCCAGGGGCTGTGGAAATGGATGTCCTGCTCGTGGCGGTAAAGAAGGATGTCATTGGTGAGTACCTCACCGTGGCCTCCTCCGCCGGGCTCAAAGTCGCCGTGGTGGATGTGGATGCCTTTGCCGTGGCAAATGCGTTCGAGGCGGCATACGAGGTCAACCCGAACGAGGTCACGGCCCTCTTGCATGTCGGGGCGGCAGTGACGACCATCACGATCCTGCGCGGAGGGGTCCTTGTTTTTACCCGGGACAGCGTCATCGGAGGGAACCGGTATAACGAATCGATCCAAAAGATGCTAGGGTTGAGCTACGAGCAAGCAGAGACGCTGAAACTGGGGGGGGAGGTTGATGGGTACACCGCGGCGGATAGTGAGTCGGCGCTCGATCTCGTCCACGCGGAGCTGGCCGGCGACATCCGACGCTCGATCGATTTCTTCCGTTCCGCTTCCGCGTCGGGTGTCATCCACCGGGTGTTGGTGAGCGGCGGCGTAGCGCGCCTTCCCCGCTTCATCCCTCACCTTGGCGAGGCCTTGGAGTTGCAGATAGAGGTCGCCAATCCATTCCGGCAGATGAAGGCGGACCCGAAACGGTTTGATCCAGAATACCTGGAGCACATCGGCCCTCAGTTGGTCGTCGGGGTCGGGCTCGCCTTACGGCAGCGGGGTGACCGATGA
- a CDS encoding PilN domain-containing protein, with amino-acid sequence MIRVNLLPRAVRTAGERDWRSLAGGAAAGLIILIMLFMWWGVSRQAGSLRKEITSMQAELKQLEIVAKQVDQFKKEKKTLEERLKVIQRLLASQSVPVHLLQALSEQLTDELWLTSVSKAGTRLTIRGYSFTDFGIANFMTRLSGTAPLLRDIELVVSEQAEVQKITIKKFEIVCRIMG; translated from the coding sequence ATGATCAGAGTTAACCTTCTCCCCAGGGCTGTCCGCACCGCTGGTGAGCGCGACTGGCGATCGCTCGCCGGCGGGGCCGCGGCTGGGCTCATCATACTGATCATGCTATTCATGTGGTGGGGGGTCTCTAGGCAGGCAGGGTCACTCAGGAAAGAGATCACATCGATGCAGGCAGAACTCAAGCAGCTGGAGATAGTGGCGAAACAGGTTGATCAGTTCAAGAAAGAGAAGAAGACCCTCGAGGAGCGGCTCAAGGTGATCCAGCGGCTCCTTGCATCTCAAAGCGTGCCGGTCCACCTGCTGCAGGCATTGAGCGAGCAGCTGACCGATGAGCTATGGCTCACTTCGGTCTCGAAGGCCGGGACGAGGCTGACGATTCGGGGGTATTCCTTCACCGATTTTGGGATTGCCAATTTTATGACCCGGCTGAGCGGGACCGCTCCCTTACTACGGGACATCGAACTCGTGGTTTCGGAGCAGGCCGAGGTGCAAAAGATCACTATAAAGAAGTTCGAGATCGTCTGCAGGATAATGGGCTGA
- the pilO gene encoding type 4a pilus biogenesis protein PilO yields the protein MDLKGLFANTPKRQLYLLLGIAGAGFVAVWWMYLYTPARNERDSLSGQRARLEQDLFQKRRLRLELPKLKKAREELQRDLAKAVRALPEEKEIPNLLTEINRLGQDSGLVFTLFKPGKPKRDEFVNRIPIKIKAQGDYHELGHFFEQLSRMERIVNITDLKLEQTKKSRGRTREATILGEFTATTYTFGGAEEGAQEGAQGRRKR from the coding sequence ATGGACCTCAAAGGGCTTTTTGCGAATACACCGAAAAGGCAACTTTATCTGTTGCTGGGAATCGCGGGTGCGGGCTTTGTGGCCGTCTGGTGGATGTACCTTTATACGCCGGCCCGGAATGAACGGGACAGTCTGTCCGGCCAGAGAGCCCGGCTCGAGCAGGATCTCTTTCAGAAGCGGCGGCTTCGCCTAGAGCTTCCCAAGCTGAAGAAAGCCCGGGAGGAACTTCAGCGGGATCTCGCGAAGGCCGTTCGTGCTCTTCCGGAAGAGAAGGAAATTCCGAATCTCCTGACAGAGATCAACCGTCTGGGGCAGGATTCAGGCCTGGTTTTTACCCTCTTTAAGCCCGGTAAACCGAAGCGGGACGAATTCGTGAACCGGATTCCCATTAAGATAAAGGCACAGGGGGATTATCACGAGCTGGGCCACTTTTTTGAGCAACTCAGCCGGATGGAGCGTATCGTAAATATCACCGACCTCAAACTAGAGCAGACCAAGAAGTCCCGGGGGAGGACGAGGGAAGCCACCATTTTGGGAGAATTTACCGCAACGACCTATACCTTTGGAGGCGCGGAAGAGGGCGCCCAAGAGGGCGCGCAGGGGAGGAGAAAGAGATGA
- the pilQ gene encoding type IV pilus secretin PilQ, whose amino-acid sequence MERETTSQTSRWGVGVLVGVVTFSWIVMPTVLVPTAPGAALAHAATPTAAPNRVTGVELGGVGPDSVIVLIKTDHKVESYESFALPDPPRVVIDIPNAVHAVPKSLKAEGPIRQIRSSQYKTRPVKVVRIVVDLTTNLPYHVNTAPDELQVAIGEAALVAEKPEPPAIAQAAPEVEAEMELSAPPLEEEEGQVHSIDYRPQNGQAKLLVRTSGEVTFDVSETGTPPGLVVDVSGAVIDPKAAKVLDVRQLPGPVQRIRSTQYSLEPEKVVRIVVDLKGKVRHEAVQTPQGIILSLQGVTAVAAPPQPSPEPLVGQPAPVTPVVAPVPSAPPPAPVAPVVFVPPEAPAEPEIARLSMDFKDADVNNLLRIIAEVSGQNVVAGEDVKGKVTVRLIDVPWDRALDNILRINGLGFVREDNIIRVAKLSSIRKERSERRKELVDEMEEPVAPLTTAIIRVSYADAKKMVQSLSKIKSKRGSISVDDRTASLLIQDTEANIEKMRTVLRELDTPTAQVMIEGRIVTVASEHTRSLGIQWGFQRTHVDLGGPAGRNPFVLSQLFGDTAGTLPTPVTPAGLTPAVTAGVPAAVNLPIPGPAGAIGVVVGKINDTLRLQAQLTALEEESLARTLSSPRIMALDNEEAVIEQGEEIPFTTVDSSGRTTVTFKKAVLSLTVTPHVTADRRVFMRVRVTDDTVGEQITFAGGFAFSFNRNEATSSLLVDDGTTVVIGGVRKRTTRFNENKVPFLGSIPVLGWLFKNRTEDLKPRTAELLIFITPTIIELSPRAQR is encoded by the coding sequence ATGGAGCGGGAAACGACCTCCCAGACCTCCCGGTGGGGCGTAGGGGTTTTGGTGGGGGTGGTCACGTTCTCATGGATTGTGATGCCCACCGTATTGGTTCCGACCGCGCCAGGAGCGGCACTGGCCCATGCGGCCACCCCGACTGCCGCTCCCAACCGGGTGACCGGTGTCGAATTGGGAGGGGTCGGCCCGGATTCCGTGATCGTTCTGATCAAGACCGACCATAAAGTGGAAAGTTATGAATCCTTCGCTCTTCCTGACCCACCCCGGGTGGTGATCGATATCCCCAACGCGGTCCACGCGGTCCCCAAATCATTGAAAGCCGAGGGACCGATCAGGCAGATCAGGAGTTCTCAGTATAAGACCCGGCCCGTCAAGGTCGTCCGGATCGTCGTTGATTTGACCACCAATTTACCCTACCACGTCAATACGGCTCCTGATGAATTGCAGGTTGCGATCGGGGAGGCCGCGCTCGTGGCGGAGAAGCCCGAGCCTCCGGCGATCGCACAGGCTGCGCCCGAGGTCGAAGCAGAGATGGAGTTGTCCGCGCCGCCCCTGGAAGAGGAGGAGGGACAGGTACACAGCATTGACTACAGGCCCCAGAATGGGCAGGCCAAACTACTCGTCCGGACCAGCGGAGAAGTCACCTTTGACGTATCCGAAACCGGTACGCCTCCGGGTCTCGTTGTGGACGTGAGCGGTGCGGTTATTGATCCGAAGGCTGCCAAAGTTCTCGACGTCAGGCAGTTACCAGGACCAGTGCAGCGTATCCGATCGACCCAGTACAGCCTCGAGCCAGAGAAGGTGGTCCGGATCGTTGTGGATCTGAAAGGAAAGGTGCGCCACGAGGCAGTCCAGACTCCCCAAGGCATCATCCTCTCACTCCAGGGAGTGACTGCCGTGGCAGCCCCTCCTCAACCATCTCCGGAGCCCCTCGTCGGGCAACCTGCGCCTGTTACTCCTGTTGTTGCTCCTGTCCCTTCCGCTCCTCCCCCTGCTCCGGTCGCACCGGTGGTGTTCGTTCCTCCAGAGGCCCCCGCTGAGCCGGAGATTGCCCGCCTCTCCATGGACTTCAAGGATGCCGATGTCAATAACCTGCTTCGGATCATCGCGGAGGTGAGCGGTCAGAATGTTGTGGCCGGCGAGGATGTCAAGGGGAAAGTGACGGTCCGCCTGATCGATGTCCCCTGGGATCGGGCACTCGACAATATCTTGCGGATCAATGGGCTTGGCTTCGTCCGGGAGGACAACATCATCCGGGTGGCCAAGCTGTCCTCCATTCGCAAGGAGAGGAGTGAGCGCCGCAAAGAACTTGTGGATGAGATGGAGGAGCCGGTCGCACCGCTCACGACGGCGATCATTCGGGTGAGCTACGCCGATGCGAAGAAGATGGTACAGAGCCTGAGTAAGATCAAGAGCAAGCGCGGGAGCATCTCGGTGGACGATCGGACGGCGTCGCTTCTCATTCAAGATACCGAGGCCAATATCGAGAAGATGCGGACCGTCTTGCGGGAACTGGATACGCCGACCGCGCAGGTGATGATCGAGGGCCGGATCGTGACCGTCGCTTCAGAACACACTCGCTCCCTCGGCATCCAGTGGGGCTTTCAACGGACTCACGTAGACCTTGGTGGCCCCGCGGGGAGGAACCCGTTTGTTCTCTCTCAGCTCTTCGGCGACACAGCGGGAACCCTGCCAACTCCTGTAACTCCTGCTGGACTTACACCCGCGGTTACCGCAGGCGTCCCGGCAGCGGTCAACCTGCCGATTCCGGGCCCCGCCGGCGCGATTGGGGTCGTCGTGGGGAAGATAAACGATACGTTGAGACTCCAAGCTCAGCTTACCGCCCTGGAAGAAGAGTCGCTGGCCCGAACCCTCTCCAGCCCACGGATCATGGCCCTGGACAATGAAGAAGCGGTGATTGAGCAAGGGGAGGAAATCCCCTTTACCACGGTCGACTCCTCGGGCCGGACCACGGTGACTTTCAAGAAGGCGGTCCTGAGCCTCACGGTCACCCCCCACGTCACGGCCGATCGGCGGGTCTTTATGAGGGTCAGAGTCACGGATGACACTGTGGGTGAGCAAATCACGTTCGCAGGCGGGTTCGCCTTTTCGTTTAATAGAAATGAAGCCACGAGCAGCCTTTTAGTCGACGATGGCACGACCGTCGTCATCGGGGGGGTCCG